The DNA region GCCGGACAAGGAGCGCTCGATCTTCAAGCTGCTGTTCTCCGAGGACTGGCGGATCGTCGGCCGGATCAACAAGCTTTTCATGATCATCTTCCATGGCCGCGACGTGCTCCTCCAGTTCAGCGAACCGGTGCAGCTGTCTGCGCTGGTGGCCGAGGGTCCCAACCCTGCGCTGGTGGCCCGCAAGCTCGGACGGGTGCTGCGCGTGCATTTTCGCCGGCGGCGGATCGCGACCATCGGGCCCGACCTTTCCCATCGGCGCACGCTCGTCAACCAGGTGCTGAATTCCGACCCCGTCCGCCGCGCGATCCGCCGCGACAGCGAAGTGCACAAGCTGCCGACGGCCAAGTCCGTCGCCAAGGCGCGCCGCTACGCGAACGAGATCGCCGCCAACTACAGCTACACCACGGTGCGGGTCATGGAGCGCCTGCTGATGTGGCTCTGGAACCGGCTCTACGAGGGCGTCGAAGTCGGCGGCGCGGAGCGCCTGAAGGCGGTCGCGGAGGGCAACGAGATCGTCTACGTGCCCTGCCACCGCAGCCACATCGATTACCTGCTGCTGTCCTACGTCGTGTATCGCAACGGGCTGGTGCCGCCGCATATCGCCGCCGGCGTCAACCTCAACCTGCCGGTCATCGGCCCGATCCTGCGCAGCGGCGGCGCGTTCTTCATGCGGCGGAGTTTTCGCGACGACCCGCTTTACGCCGCCGTGTTCCGCCGTTATTTCTCGCTGAACCTGGCCAAGGGCGTGGCGATGGAATATTTCATCGAGGGGGGGCGCAGCCGCACGGGCCGCCTGCTGCCGGCCAAGCCCGGGATGCTTGCGATGACGGTGCGCGCCTACCTCCGCGAGCCCGTCCGGCCGGTGGTGTTCGTGCCGGTGTATTTTGGCTACGAGCGGCTGTTGGAAGGGGGTACGTACGTCTCCGAGCTGTCCGGCAAGCCGAAACAGAAAGAGTCCGTGCTCGGGATCTTCAAGGCGGTACGGCAGCTGCGCCGCGATTTCGGCCGGGTGCACGTGAATTTCGGCGAACCGTTCTTCCTCGACGTGGCGCTGCGCACCCACCGTCCCGGCTGGCGCGAGGAGATCATCGAGGAGCACGAGAAGCCCGCCTGGTCGGGCCCGGTCGTGGAGGCCCTCGGCGACGAAATCCTCAAGCGCATCAACGCCGCGGCAGCCGTCAATCCGATCAACCTGCTGGCCATGACGCTGCTCGCGACACCGCGACAGAGCATGGTCGAGCGCCCGCTGGCGAAGATGCTCGACCTGTTCTGCACCATGCAGCGCGCTGCGCCGTATGCCGCCGGGGTGACGGTCACCGGGCTCGACGGCGACGAGATCATCGCCTATGGCGAGCGCCTCGGACTTGTCGAGCGCAAGTCTCACCGTCTCGGCGACATCATCGCCCTGGCTCCCAAGGAGGCCCTGCGCGCGACGTACTTCCGCAACAACATCGCGCACCTCTTTGCGCTGCCGTCCATCGTGGCGTGCTGTTTCCTGGACAAATCGGTGCTTCCCGTGGACCGGGTGCGCGGCCTGGCTCACATGGTCTATCCGTACATCGGCGGGGAGCTGTTCCTGCGTTGGGACCTCGCCGAGCTGGACGGGGAACTCGACCGGGTCATCGACACCCTCGTCTCGCAGGGCCTGCTCGTCCGCGACGAGGGCAACGGCGAAGAACGCCTGCGGCGGCCCGCGCCACAGACGCCCGAGGCGATCGAGCTCTGGGTCCTGGCGCAGTGTTCGATCCAGACCCTGGAGCGCTTCTACATGACCGCGGCACTGCTCGCCAAGCACGGCTCGGGCACGTTGCGCCCGGGCCAGCTGGAGGACCTGTGCCACCTCATGGCCCAGCGCATGTCGATGCTGTTCCAGTTCAGCGCCCCGGAGTTTTTCGACAAGACCCTGTTCCGCGGCTTCATCGGTCGCCTGCGGAAAAATGGC from Wenzhouxiangella sp. XN24 includes:
- the plsB gene encoding glycerol-3-phosphate 1-O-acyltransferase PlsB, with amino-acid sequence MYPWHGLWRLALWLTRKLMFLWVRTRTLEAQLERVASFSAQPVCYVLERPGLADLAVLEQECLRHGLPRPSTGLSMEGLKEWRAVAYLRKGPKRGRKARGGRLERLAAAVQTGQVKEVIVIPVSVFWGRSPDKERSIFKLLFSEDWRIVGRINKLFMIIFHGRDVLLQFSEPVQLSALVAEGPNPALVARKLGRVLRVHFRRRRIATIGPDLSHRRTLVNQVLNSDPVRRAIRRDSEVHKLPTAKSVAKARRYANEIAANYSYTTVRVMERLLMWLWNRLYEGVEVGGAERLKAVAEGNEIVYVPCHRSHIDYLLLSYVVYRNGLVPPHIAAGVNLNLPVIGPILRSGGAFFMRRSFRDDPLYAAVFRRYFSLNLAKGVAMEYFIEGGRSRTGRLLPAKPGMLAMTVRAYLREPVRPVVFVPVYFGYERLLEGGTYVSELSGKPKQKESVLGIFKAVRQLRRDFGRVHVNFGEPFFLDVALRTHRPGWREEIIEEHEKPAWSGPVVEALGDEILKRINAAAAVNPINLLAMTLLATPRQSMVERPLAKMLDLFCTMQRAAPYAAGVTVTGLDGDEIIAYGERLGLVERKSHRLGDIIALAPKEALRATYFRNNIAHLFALPSIVACCFLDKSVLPVDRVRGLAHMVYPYIGGELFLRWDLAELDGELDRVIDTLVSQGLLVRDEGNGEERLRRPAPQTPEAIELWVLAQCSIQTLERFYMTAALLAKHGSGTLRPGQLEDLCHLMAQRMSMLFQFSAPEFFDKTLFRGFIGRLRKNGVLRTDESGLLVFDAGLLRAMEDARVFLGDRLRRDVLQAMNL